Proteins encoded in a region of the Anoxybacillus amylolyticus genome:
- a CDS encoding Ger(x)C family spore germination protein has translation MKAVALLLCGVLFLSGCGMNTRLDSLTMILTLGLDATDDGKLLMYSSSPVFNKDAKEHTEVIDVDTSSLREGRYKVDLFASGKTVGGKIQNVVIGKHLAEKRALLPLLDVLYRDPKNSTTALLIVYDGPVKELMESKQKDKPRLAVAIRDLIATTALDKQTVKTNLLDFHRMLFEKGCTPFATEMGMKNRKMVVKGVALFNNKGKYVASISAKDSPFLQLLREEIKPAIPFTLRTAALTGKKENISVSMEHGKVRYQTKYRNGRFQFHVQINAEVIITEKIADVDISKKQKQLERIIANEIKTKTTTLLQTFQRHHVDPVGFGLYARAYEYSHWKNVENNWGKAFAAADISVSVKADVISYGIIN, from the coding sequence ATGAAAGCTGTTGCTTTGCTGCTTTGTGGTGTGCTTTTTTTATCGGGTTGCGGCATGAATACAAGGCTTGACTCGTTAACGATGATATTAACGCTTGGTCTCGATGCAACGGACGATGGGAAGCTGCTTATGTATTCGTCAAGCCCTGTATTTAATAAAGATGCGAAAGAGCATACAGAAGTGATTGATGTGGATACGTCATCGCTAAGAGAAGGGAGATATAAGGTCGATTTGTTTGCGTCTGGAAAAACGGTAGGTGGGAAAATACAAAACGTTGTTATCGGCAAACATCTTGCTGAAAAAAGGGCGCTGCTTCCCCTTTTAGATGTACTGTATCGGGATCCGAAAAACTCGACAACCGCTTTGCTCATCGTTTATGATGGGCCAGTGAAAGAATTGATGGAATCAAAACAAAAAGATAAGCCGCGCTTAGCGGTAGCGATTAGAGATTTAATTGCTACAACGGCATTAGATAAACAAACGGTCAAAACAAATTTGCTTGATTTTCATCGGATGTTATTTGAAAAAGGATGCACCCCGTTTGCCACGGAGATGGGGATGAAAAATAGAAAAATGGTAGTGAAAGGCGTGGCATTATTTAACAATAAGGGTAAGTATGTCGCCTCTATTTCAGCGAAAGACAGCCCGTTTCTTCAGCTGCTACGGGAAGAAATAAAACCCGCGATTCCATTTACGCTTCGGACGGCGGCATTGACAGGAAAAAAAGAAAATATTAGCGTGTCAATGGAACATGGCAAAGTTCGCTACCAAACAAAGTATCGTAACGGTCGATTTCAGTTTCATGTTCAAATCAATGCTGAGGTGATTATTACGGAAAAAATCGCCGATGTTGATATAAGCAAAAAACAAAAACAATTAGAAAGAATCATTGCTAACGAGATCAAAACAAAAACGACTACACTGTTGCAAACGTTTCAACGTCATCATGTTGACCCGGTCGGTTTTGGTTTATATGCCAGGGCGTATGAATATAGCCATTGGAAAAATGTTGAAAACAACTGGGGAAAAGCGTTTGCCGCAGCAGATATTTCTGTTTCCGTAAAAGCAGATGTGATTAGCTATGGGATCATCAACTAA
- a CDS encoding YkyB family protein — MERLEPTIDNLAKAIFTVNRHAKTALNPSFLYLLKKKAIEKLLEEGKAKKVGLHFSPNPKYSQQQSDVLVAVGEYYFHIPPTKEDFATLPHLGALNGSYRNPAAKMPLSKAKALLQTYTGMTETKNEPPRTKRPYQKPVFKRLGER; from the coding sequence ATGGAACGTTTAGAACCAACGATAGACAATTTGGCGAAAGCGATTTTTACGGTGAACCGCCATGCAAAAACAGCGTTAAACCCCTCATTTCTATATTTACTTAAGAAAAAAGCGATTGAAAAACTGCTTGAGGAAGGAAAAGCAAAAAAAGTCGGGCTTCATTTTTCACCTAATCCGAAATATAGCCAACAGCAGTCCGATGTGCTCGTTGCCGTCGGTGAGTATTACTTTCACATTCCTCCAACAAAAGAAGACTTCGCGACACTTCCACACCTTGGTGCATTAAACGGTTCCTATCGCAATCCTGCAGCAAAAATGCCGCTTTCGAAAGCAAAGGCGTTACTGCAAACATACACAGGAATGACAGAGACAAAAAATGAGCCGCCTCGAACGAAGCGACCATATCAGAAACCTGTATTTAAGCGGCTTGGGGAGCGCTGA
- the ppx gene encoding exopolyphosphatase — protein MKEKYGIIDIGSNTIRLVIYERQKSGRLREIENVKAVARLRNYLTDAHILTEEGIFLLLDTLRSFQEITRHHQLERVRCVATATIRQAKNKQEIIELVEKNTDFHMRVLTGVEEAYYGFLAVVNSTPITEAITVDIGGGSTEVTYYKDRELLESYSFPFGALSLRQTFVSGNVPTEEELKRLSIYLTEQIQSLPWLSEKKVPLVSMGGSARNIVQIHQLMKQYPLAGVHQYEMKRKHLFDVRKLLMSLSFEELQKLEGLSKDRADLIIPALEVFCALYDTVDASSFVLSRKGLRDGIFYEELIQPFGTQLFPNVLQESFYELAQDYDIRLDDVQHVNQLLAQLVAQIRKLKLYPITEEDVHDMKQAAHVFYLGQYIDEEASSQHTFYLLANRTIDGLMHKDRVKLALIASYKNKPLFKQYIAPFSDWFSKEEQRRMRFIGALVKFAHSLNDTKRKIVQHITLTKQPGAIVMDIICTGDFRAEEYQAEKNKKQLEKIWKQPIELRFRQ, from the coding sequence ATGAAAGAAAAATACGGCATTATTGATATTGGCTCAAACACGATTCGCTTAGTGATTTATGAACGACAAAAAAGCGGGCGGTTGCGCGAAATTGAAAATGTGAAAGCAGTTGCGAGGCTGCGTAATTATTTAACCGATGCGCATATATTGACAGAAGAAGGGATTTTTCTATTGTTAGATACGCTCCGTAGCTTTCAAGAAATTACCCGCCATCATCAGCTTGAGCGAGTGAGATGTGTGGCGACCGCTACGATTCGTCAGGCAAAAAATAAGCAAGAAATTATCGAGTTAGTAGAAAAAAATACAGATTTCCACATGCGTGTTTTAACGGGAGTAGAGGAAGCGTATTACGGCTTTTTGGCGGTCGTCAACTCGACGCCGATTACGGAAGCGATTACAGTCGACATCGGCGGTGGAAGTACGGAAGTTACCTATTATAAAGACCGAGAATTGCTTGAATCTTACAGTTTTCCGTTTGGGGCGCTGTCGCTAAGGCAAACGTTTGTGTCTGGGAACGTCCCAACAGAAGAAGAGCTAAAGCGCTTGTCGATTTATTTGACCGAGCAAATTCAGTCGCTACCGTGGCTCTCTGAAAAAAAAGTGCCGCTTGTTTCGATGGGCGGGAGCGCGCGCAATATTGTGCAAATTCACCAGCTGATGAAGCAATACCCGTTAGCTGGTGTCCACCAATATGAAATGAAACGGAAGCATTTGTTTGACGTTCGGAAATTGTTAATGTCGTTATCGTTTGAAGAACTACAAAAGCTAGAAGGATTGTCGAAAGACCGTGCGGATTTAATTATTCCTGCGCTCGAGGTATTTTGTGCGCTGTACGATACTGTGGATGCTTCTTCCTTTGTGTTAAGCCGAAAAGGGCTACGTGACGGTATTTTTTATGAAGAGCTGATTCAACCGTTCGGTACTCAACTATTTCCGAACGTATTACAAGAAAGTTTTTACGAATTGGCACAAGATTACGACATCCGGTTAGATGATGTTCAGCATGTAAACCAGCTATTAGCGCAGCTTGTGGCACAAATTCGAAAGCTTAAGCTTTATCCGATTACCGAGGAAGATGTGCACGACATGAAGCAGGCGGCTCACGTCTTTTATTTAGGACAGTATATTGACGAAGAGGCAAGCAGCCAACATACGTTTTATTTGTTGGCTAACCGCACGATCGACGGATTAATGCATAAAGACCGCGTGAAGCTTGCCTTAATCGCTTCGTATAAAAATAAACCGTTATTTAAACAATATATCGCGCCATTTTCCGATTGGTTTTCTAAAGAAGAGCAGCGGCGAATGCGGTTTATAGGTGCGCTTGTTAAATTTGCCCACAGCTTAAACGATACGAAACGAAAAATCGTTCAACATATTACGCTGACGAAACAGCCGGGGGCGATCGTCATGGATATTATATGCACCGGCGATTTTCGTGCCGAAGAGTACCAAGCGGAAAAAAATAAAAAACAACTTGAAAAAATATGGAAGCAACCGATTGAATTACGGTTTCGACAATAA
- a CDS encoding RNA degradosome polyphosphate kinase — translation MIGLNNPNYYNNRELSWLAFNERVLQEAFDERNPLLERLKFLAIFSSNLDEFFMVRVAGLKDQVKAGFNKPENKAGLTPKQQLKRISEKVHELVRSQYRLYNDVLLPMLAEEEIQLISMEQVTDEQRAFLHAYFTEQIFPVLTPMAVDAYRPFPMLANKSLNLAVILDDDEEDEDERWKLALVQVPSVLNRFIRLPSEQEEFVYILLEDVITAHIDILFQGYDVVSVTPFRITRNADLTIHEEGARDLLKEIEKELKKRKWGAAVRLEMRKDGFDPFILHYLLEELEIHRKDVYEIDGPLDLTFLHHFHKELAAYKEHLVYETLIPQPPKDLDSDEDIFEKAAEQDLLFHHPYESFEPVIDFIADAADDPHVLAIKQTLYRVSGGSPIIEALKRAAENGKQVTVLVELKARFDEENNVQWAKELEKSGCHVIYGITHLKTHSKITLIVRQKQGKIERFVHLGTGNYNDATAKLYTDLGFITSNREIGEDATNFFNYLSGYMEKPEFHHLSVAPFDLRRDFIDLIDKEIRFHQEYGNGRIIAKMNALTDKELIMKLYEASQAGVSIDLIVRGICCLRPQIREVSDNIRVRSIVGRFLEHSRIYYFHHNGEEKVFLSSADMMTRNMEKRVEILWPIFSEQLKKRVIKMLSLLLSDNVKAREQDEHGEYHYVKRKEGELEIDSQLCLFQMAYRVREDEE, via the coding sequence ATGATAGGGCTAAATAATCCAAACTATTACAATAACCGAGAGTTAAGCTGGCTTGCGTTTAACGAGCGAGTGTTGCAAGAAGCGTTCGATGAGCGAAATCCGTTGTTGGAGCGACTCAAGTTTTTAGCGATTTTCAGTTCAAATTTAGATGAATTTTTTATGGTGAGAGTAGCAGGGTTGAAAGACCAAGTGAAGGCAGGCTTTAATAAGCCGGAAAATAAAGCTGGATTGACGCCAAAGCAGCAGCTCAAGCGAATTTCAGAAAAAGTGCATGAACTAGTGCGCTCGCAATATCGGCTTTATAACGACGTGTTGTTGCCGATGTTGGCGGAAGAAGAGATTCAGCTTATTTCGATGGAGCAAGTAACGGACGAGCAGCGTGCATTTTTGCATGCATATTTTACAGAACAAATTTTTCCGGTATTGACGCCGATGGCGGTGGATGCGTATCGCCCGTTTCCGATGTTGGCAAACAAAAGTTTAAATTTGGCAGTCATCCTTGACGATGACGAAGAAGATGAGGACGAGCGGTGGAAGCTTGCGCTTGTGCAAGTACCGTCCGTATTAAACCGCTTTATTCGCCTTCCGTCAGAGCAAGAAGAATTTGTCTATATTTTGCTTGAAGACGTTATTACCGCACATATTGACATTTTGTTTCAAGGCTATGACGTCGTTTCTGTTACTCCGTTTCGCATTACACGTAACGCAGATTTAACGATTCACGAAGAAGGGGCTCGTGATTTATTAAAAGAAATTGAAAAAGAATTGAAAAAACGAAAATGGGGTGCAGCCGTTCGCCTCGAAATGAGAAAAGATGGGTTTGACCCGTTCATTTTGCATTATTTATTAGAGGAACTCGAAATTCACCGAAAAGATGTGTACGAAATCGACGGTCCGCTTGATTTAACGTTTTTACATCATTTCCATAAAGAGCTGGCAGCCTATAAAGAACATTTAGTATACGAAACATTGATTCCACAGCCGCCCAAAGATTTAGATTCGGACGAAGATATTTTTGAAAAGGCGGCAGAACAAGATTTGTTATTCCATCATCCGTATGAATCGTTTGAACCGGTCATTGATTTTATTGCTGATGCGGCGGACGACCCGCACGTACTCGCGATTAAACAGACGCTTTACCGTGTCAGCGGTGGTTCACCAATTATCGAAGCGTTAAAGCGTGCAGCAGAAAACGGTAAACAAGTGACCGTTCTTGTCGAATTAAAAGCGCGATTTGATGAAGAAAATAACGTCCAATGGGCAAAAGAGCTCGAGAAATCCGGGTGCCACGTCATTTATGGCATTACACATTTAAAAACGCATAGTAAAATTACGCTCATTGTCCGACAAAAACAAGGGAAAATCGAGCGGTTCGTCCATTTAGGGACAGGAAATTATAATGATGCGACAGCAAAGCTTTATACCGATTTAGGGTTTATTACGTCCAATCGGGAAATTGGCGAAGATGCAACGAACTTTTTTAATTATTTAAGCGGATATATGGAAAAACCGGAATTTCATCATTTATCGGTGGCACCGTTCGATTTGCGTCGCGATTTTATTGACTTAATTGACAAAGAAATTCGCTTCCATCAAGAGTATGGAAATGGACGCATTATTGCGAAAATGAACGCCTTAACGGACAAAGAATTAATTATGAAGCTGTACGAAGCGTCGCAGGCAGGGGTGTCCATCGATTTAATCGTGCGCGGCATTTGTTGTTTGCGTCCGCAAATCCGAGAAGTAAGTGACAACATTCGCGTCCGTAGCATCGTTGGTCGTTTTCTAGAGCATAGTCGTATTTATTATTTCCATCATAATGGCGAGGAGAAAGTGTTCTTATCATCGGCCGATATGATGACGCGCAATATGGAAAAGCGGGTCGAAATTTTATGGCCAATTTTTTCCGAGCAGTTGAAAAAGCGAGTGATTAAAATGTTATCACTTTTGCTTTCTGATAATGTGAAAGCGCGCGAGCAAGACGAGCATGGAGAGTATCATTATGTGAAAAGGAAAGAAGGAGAACTAGAAATCGATAGCCAGTTATGCTTGTTTCAGATGGCGTATCGAGTAAGGGAAGATGAAGAATGA